Sequence from the Hoplias malabaricus isolate fHopMal1 chromosome 10, fHopMal1.hap1, whole genome shotgun sequence genome:
TGTTCTTCATGATCTCCGGGTCGTTCCTCCAGTCCAGGGACTGCAGGTAGTTCGCCGCCATCACGTAAATCTCCCTCTGTCGAGAAACTCCAGCGAAAAACACGATCTTCTCTGTATCTCCGGACTTCAGCAGCGCCCGCATGGCctgtagaacacacacacacacacacacaccttttaccCAGTAACCCACCAGAACATGTCATTGACCAGCGTTTTAGAAACAGAGACGTATGCTATGAGCTGTCCATCCTTGAACAGTTACTACCTCTGTCCACCAGGAGGCACTCTAGACCAAGGAGAAGCAGAGGTAAATGATTTGTAACGATTATAAACGACtgaaacacactgaaaaacacactGTATTACAAATTCTCTTTGTAGTTTTAGTGAATAATAAACATCAATAAAGACACACGGCGACTGTAGTGAAGGTAAATATGAATAACGTTAATAAAGGCCTGACCTTGATCTTTTTCCCGGCCTGTGTGTATTTCTTGGTGGCGAGGTGGTAGTTGCCCTGTCTCATGCAGCACTCAGCGATCCGCTCCAGCAGCTCTTTACGCTCCGCCTCCGTCAGGTGGGCGGAGCCTCTGGACACGGTCATGCTCTCCGCCAGCTCCTCCGTGATGGTCAGGTTCTGATCCAAACACAACTGCAGCGCCTCGTGATACTGAACACACAAGACACAAATCCAGTGTTATTcttgttagagtgtgtgtgtgtgtgtgtgtgttagaaggTGTATCCTGAGTGAATAAGTGGTGATGCCCTCATAAACACAGATTCATACAGACAGGGTTTCATACCTCACACACCTAATAAACCAATCATGTCAACATGGGGCGGGGCTTTCcatgtgtgtgggtggagaTATAGGCGCGGACGCCTGTGTGTACTGAATGAAGGCATAActcagtgtttgtttcagtgtaAGTGTTTATCTTGTACCTTTTTGGCCGCCACCAGCAGCTCCACAGCTTTCTGGAACTGCGAGTGTTGGATGAAGAAATCAGAGCAGCGCGCCAGCAGGGCCGGGTCACTGTTCTCATTCAGGTCCTCTGCTATCAGCTGCAGCGCTCCAAACTGCTCTGTGGCAAACGCCAGCTCCAGAGCCTTAGACATGTGACCTGcctacagacagacagagagagagagagagagagagagagagagagagagtgtgagtgagagggagagagagagagagagagagagagagagagagagggagtgagagggagagagagagagtgagagagagagagagtgagagagaatgagacagaaagagagagagaaacagagagagtgagagagtgaaagagagagagacagagaaagagagtgagagagagagagagtgaaagagatagtgagagtgagagagagtgagagagaatgagacagaaagagagagagaaacagagagagtgagagagtgaaagagagagagacagagaaagagagtgagagagagagagtgagagagaatgagacagaaagagagagagagagaaacagagacagagatagaaacagagacagagaaagacagagaaagagagagatagagagagtgagagtgagagtgagagagaatgagacagaaagtgagagagaaacagagagagtgagagagtgaaagagagagagacagagaaagagtgagagagaatgagacagaaagagagagagaaacagagagagtgagagagtgaaagagagagagacagagaaagagtgagagagaatgagacagaaagagagagagagagagaaaaagagacagagagagagagagacagcaaaagaaaataaagagcatTAATAAGACAGTTTTTCCTCTTAAACAGTAACAGCTTTACTCTTCTGTAAAAGGATTTAAACTAGAAACCAGAGCATTTCTgagaagatttgatggcattcagccacgagGTCAACCACTGATGATGGCTAATTAGTTCTGATCACAAACACTATTCCAACACGTCCCAGAGGAACTGGATGTAGCTGCtgcactccagagaacacagttccactgctccacagcacagttcaggggctttatacccctcaaaCCCCTGGCTCTCACTGAGTGGTGCGGTGTTATGGCGGGTTaataactcacacagacacggcACGGCGAGAGCGCTGTAGCGTCTGCACTGTTCCTCTCCCTCACTGTTCTGGGCGATCCTGCACTTCTACACTCCagctggagggggcgctgtatCACTGCTGTAAACTGCTTTTACCAGAACTGTATACGAGGATCaaaggaaagtgtgtgtgtgtgtgtgtgttaccttgtGATAGAGCATCACTGCTCTGTCCACGTGGACTCCTTTCTCCTCGTATagtatatagttttttttttttttttttagtagtaACAGGCCGTGTCCATCATGTCTCGGGGTTGCTGAGCAAGGCCAGGTTCATGAGCTGCTCGTCCATGTTGTTGTCCTTGCAGAGCCGGATGGCGTTGTTGTAGGCCTGAGCGCGTGTGTAGAAGTGCACTGCCTGGCTGATCTTCTCCTGACCCTCGTACTGTCGGGCCACGTGATAGGACGCTGCTCTGTTGCCCGTCTCGTTGGCAATCTCGCTCGCCTGGAAGACGAGAGGAAAACACAACGCTGTGAGAAAGAGGACAGACTCTAGATCAGTGCAGGGCTGGGAGCAGGTTCCATGGGATTGGGGGGAGttaaaggaacagcactgtctacaccctcaacatccacagctgaagtgcccttgagcaaggcagctaactcccaactgctccccaggtgctgAGTCTGgctcacattgtgtgtgtgcgtgtgtgtgtgtgtgtttaccttttGTATGTTTCCCAGGTAAGAGTGCACACGCACTTGAGACAGGTAATCCTGAGCGTAGTCATAGTAACGCAGAGCAGACTCCATCTCCGACTGACTCTCCAGATAATGACCCCACCACTTATACAGGCTTCTGTCCAATCAGAGGagaacagtgagtgtaaagagttccgcagccaatcagaaaggaGCAGTGAACATTTcagaaccaatcagagagcagCGCTCACTTGTCTTTCATCTTGTTGATGTACATCTCCAGAGAGACAGGGTCCTCCATCAGCATCCGGGGAACTTCAAACCGTGAGTGTCAGAACGCTCatagctgagagagagagagagagagagagagagagagagggagagagagggagggagagagagagagagggagagagagggagagagagagagagagagagagagagagggagagagagagagagagggagagagagagggagagagagggagagagagggagagagagagagagagagagagagagagagagagagagagagagagagagagagggagagagagggagggagagagagagagggagagagagggagggaggagagagagagagggagagagaggggagagagagagagagagagagagagaggagggagagagagagagagagagagagagagggagagagagagggagagagagggagagagagggagagagagagagagagagagagagagagagagagagagagagagagagagagagggagagagagagagggagagagagggaagagagagagagagagagagaggagggagagagagggagagagagagagagaggagagagagagagggaagagagagagagagagagagaggagggagagagggagagggagagagagggagagagagggagagagagagagagagagagagagagagagagagagagagagaaatctgatagagtgtgtNNNNNNNNNNNNNNNNNNNNNNNNNNNNNNNNNNNNNNNNNNNNNNNNNNNNNNNNNNNNNNNNNNNNNNNNNNNNNNNNNNNNNNNNNNNNNNNNNNNNNNNNNNNNNNNNNNNNNNNNNNNNNNNNNNNNNNNNNNNNNNNNNNNNNNNNNNNNNNNNNNNNNNNNNNNNNNNNNNNNNNNNNNNNNNNNNNNNNNNNNNNNNNNNNNNNNNNNNNNNNNNNNNNNNNNNNNNNNNNNNNNNNNNNNNNNNNNNNNNNNNNNNNNNNNNNNNNNNNNNNNNNNNNNNNNNNNNNNNNNNNNNNNNNNNNNNNNNNNNNNNNNNNNNNNNNNNNNNNNNNNNNNNNNNNNNNNNNNNNNNNNNNNNNNNNNNNNNNNNNNNNNNNNNNNNNNNNNNNNNNNNNNNNNNNN
This genomic interval carries:
- the ift140 gene encoding LOW QUALITY PROTEIN: intraflagellar transport protein 140 homolog (The sequence of the model RefSeq protein was modified relative to this genomic sequence to represent the inferred CDS: inserted 2 bases in 2 codons), whose protein sequence is SLSYERSDTHXFEVPRMLMEDPVSLEMYINKMKDKSLYKWWGHYLESQSEMESALRYYDYAQDYLSQVRVHSYLGNIQKASEIANETGNRAASYHVARQYEGQEKISQAVHFYTRAQAYNNAIRLCKDNNMDEQLMNLALLSNPXDMMDTACYYEEKGVHVDRAVMLYHKAGHMSKALELAFATEQFGALQLIAEDLNENSDPALLARCSDFFIQHSQFQKAVELLVAAKKYHEALQLCLDQNLTITEELAESMTVSRGSAHLTEAERKELLERIAECCMRQGNYHLATKKYTQAGKKIKAMRALLKSGDTEKIVFFAGVSRQREIYVMAANYLQSLDWRNDPEIMKNIIGFYTKGRAPDLLAGFYKACAQVEIDDYQNYEKAFGALSEACKCLNKAKSRSGDETDQHLTELTHRLTLIKRFIQARRLYEEDPAAAVLECESLLEEEDLDPAVRVGDVFGFLVEHHCQDGNYQKAWTRLEELRRVYPSVNVSFYVSQRSLETLQNTVGVRLSLGDNTHTHRDTDNTHTRTQSDGEDDEEVEEDENLDPLDRALQ